The genomic segment ATCACCAGCATGGCCTTGCCCATGAACTGCACGTCCTGCTGGCCGCGCACGGGAATGCGGTAGGGTAGCAGCAGGAAGATGAGGTTGTCCACCGCCACCGACGTCCACGACACGGGCACCAGCACCGCCAGCACCCCCAGGTACGTGCGCATGGGCACCGAGCCCGTGCCGAAGGTGATCAGCGAGGCGATGAGCACCTGCAGCACCACGAAGGCGAGCACGACCGGCAGGATCTCGCCCACGGCCACGCCGAGCGGCGCCAGCGGCAGCGAGCGCAGGAAGGCCATACGGTCCACGTCGCGCCGGAAGTCGAACGGCAGGTTGGCCGTGGCGAGCAGCGGGAAGAAGAGGCAGAAGCCCAGGGAGATGCGCGCCATCTCCGGCGGAACCGACCCGCGGTCGCCCATCGCCAGGGGGATGCCGACGGTGATGCCCACGAAGATGGCGGCCACCACGCAGACGCCGACCAGGCTCCGCGGGCTGCGCCACAGCTCCAGCAGCTGCCGCCGCGCCAGCGCGCCGCCCGCGCCCAGGAAGCGAAGCTCGGGCACCGCCACGCGCCGCGTCTTCGTGCGCGGCGCCGTTCCCTCCCACTCGCCGCTCCCGCCCCCGCCCACCCGGCGGCGGCGCGCCTCGATGCGCCGGCCCACCGCCAGGGAGCGCTCCGTCCACGCGACGTCCAGCATCATCATCAGCCCGATCTCGGCCGCGATGACGGCGAGCGACGCGGCGGACCAGAGCGCCAGGTGCGCATCGTCCGCCGCCGCGAAGGTCTCGGCGAACGGGCGCGCGGGCAGGCTCGCCGCCCACAGCGCGGGCGAGCGGGCGATGGCGCGCGCGATCTCTCCCGCGCCTGCGCCCGGCGGCAGGCCCCGCGCGACCGCGACCCCGCCGAGCACGGCCGCCACGGCGAGCGCGGCCAGCAGCCCGCGCCGCGCCACCCGCGGCAGCCACGCCTCCGCCGCGACCGAGGCGACGGCGATGAGCTGCGCGGTCACGTACATGAAGACGAAGATCAGCAGCACGGCGGGCACCGCGTTCACCGGCCGCGGCACGTACGCCAGCATGAACACGCTGGACCAGAGCGCGGACAGCACCTGCATCCCCAGGCGCGACAGCACGTTGTACAGCAGCAGCGCGCGCCGGCCCAGCGGCGCGGGGAAGAGGAAGTCCACCTCCTGCGGCGTGAAGTACAGCCCGCGCCCGGCGGAGAGGCTGACCAGCGTGAGCGCCAGGATCGCCGCGGGCCCGTACAGCCGCACGCCCGCCGGGTCGAAAGCGCTGCGGGGGAAGCTCTCCGGGTGCAGCAGGCGCAGGATGGCCGAGCTGCCCACCAGCGCCAGGCACAGCAGCATGGCACCCGTGCTCAGCGCGCCCTTCACCGTGCGCAGGCGCCGCCCCAGGAAGCGCACCCGCCCTACCGCGCTGCGGCGGAGCAGGAAGGCCAGGCCGCCGCCGCTCACGGCGCGGGAGCGGTGGCGCGGGTGGCGTCGCCCTCCACCACCTGGAAGAAGATCTCCTCCAGCGACGTCTCCTCGCCCGGCGCCGAGAAGCGCTCGCGCAGCTCCGCCGCGGGGCCGCAGAAGAGCAGCTTGCCCGCGCGGAGGATGAGGAAGTGCGTGCAAAGCCCC from the Longimicrobiaceae bacterium genome contains:
- a CDS encoding putative ABC exporter domain-containing protein encodes the protein MSGGGLAFLLRRSAVGRVRFLGRRLRTVKGALSTGAMLLCLALVGSSAILRLLHPESFPRSAFDPAGVRLYGPAAILALTLVSLSAGRGLYFTPQEVDFLFPAPLGRRALLLYNVLSRLGMQVLSALWSSVFMLAYVPRPVNAVPAVLLIFVFMYVTAQLIAVASVAAEAWLPRVARRGLLAALAVAAVLGGVAVARGLPPGAGAGEIARAIARSPALWAASLPARPFAETFAAADDAHLALWSAASLAVIAAEIGLMMMLDVAWTERSLAVGRRIEARRRRVGGGGSGEWEGTAPRTKTRRVAVPELRFLGAGGALARRQLLELWRSPRSLVGVCVVAAIFVGITVGIPLAMGDRGSVPPEMARISLGFCLFFPLLATANLPFDFRRDVDRMAFLRSLPLAPLGVAVGEILPVVLAFVVLQVLIASLITFGTGSVPMRTYLGVLAVLVPVSWTSVAVDNLIFLLLPYRIPVRGQQDVQFMGKAMLVMMLKVLTLTIFALAAGAAAFAAMWLTDESWTVGVATAAVVVTLLCVPLTWLVARAFTAFDVARDVPG